TGGGTAATAGTTATGGCCACACATCTAGCTCTATATGCCTGTGCTCTATATATATCATATCTAATCAGCGATCTCCTATGGCTTATCATAGCATCATATATAGTTAAGATCTCAACACCTGTAAAGCTTTTAAGGGATATAGTTCTCTCAATAGCTAGATGCCTCGAGAGAGGAGATCTCCTTTGTGCGAGGGAGAAAACCTCTTGGATAGTTAGGAGAGATACAAAGAACCTAGGGGAGGGCCATATAGCGTCTGCAGCAATAGAATCCCTCTTCGAAAGCACTGTAGATGGTATCTCATCCCCACTATTCTACACAGCCCTTTTCGGTCCCCTTGGAGGGCTTGCACAGAGAATCATAAATACCCTTGATAGTGCTCTGGGATATAAAACTCCCGAATATATCTATGCGGGATGGCTCTCTGCAAGAGCCGATACAGCTATAAGCTTTATCCCAGCAAGGATTACCGCTATATTAATTATTATACTTG
This DNA window, taken from Sulfolobales archaeon, encodes the following:
- a CDS encoding cobalamin biosynthesis protein, with the translated sequence MIEYLIPSNPIYRIAPILIGLIMDLLYPYHTGIMLKIHPVYTSYVMAKKLAPPGSTRLRGVATWVIVMATHLALYACALYISYLISDLLWLIIASYIVKISTPVKLLRDIVLSIARCLERGDLLCAREKTSWIVRRDTKNLGEGHIASAAIESLFESTVDGISSPLFYTALFGPLGGLAQRIINTLDSALGYKTPEYIYAGWLSARADTAISFIPARITAILIIILAPIAGGEVGRAYNIYKIYRGRTESINAGHPMSAAAGALGVRLEKIGSYSLGEGELPRYGDIYRGLRLFYSLLIAIYILSIALATLTHMILRI